The sequence below is a genomic window from Paenibacillus silvisoli.
GCGGCAGACGTCGTTCGGCCGAACAATATCGCGCAGCTCTTCGAGAAAGCCAGCCCGGCGGTGGTGAAGATCGAGACGTTCTCCAAGCAGCGCGCCGGCGGCAATCAAGGCGGCTCGATGGACGACTTCTTCAGCCAATTCTTCGGCGATGACTTCGGCGGTCAAGGCGGCGGCCAAGGCGGTCAAGGCCAAGATAACGGTACGGGCGGTCAAAGCGGGCAAGGCAGCGGAGAATTGGTGCCGGAAGGCATCGGTACGGGCTTCTTCTTTGACTCCACCGGTTATATTTTGACGAATCAGCACGTTGTCGGCGACGCCGATGAAATTCAAGTGACGGTGCAAGGCCGCAATAAGCCGCTTGTCGCGAAGAAGCTGGGCTCCGATTACAATCTTGACCTTGCCGTTCTGAAAGTAGAAGGCACGGGCTTCCCGACGCTTCCGATCGGCAGCTCCGACAAAATCAACATCGGCGACTGGGTTGTCGCAATCGGTAACCCTTACGGCTTTGACCATACGGTAACGGTCGGCGTGCTCAGCTCCAAGGAGCGTCCGATCAGCATTCCGGATACGCAAGGCACGCGCCAATACGAGCACTTGCTGCAAACGGACGCTTCCATTAACCCGGGCAACTCCGGCGGGCCGCTTCTGAACCTGCAGGGCGAAGTCATCGGCATCAACACAGCCGTCAGCTCGCAAGCGCAGGGCATCGGCTTCGCGATTCCGACAAGCACGATTACGGAAGTGCTCGAGAACCTGAAAGCGAACAAAGAAATTCCGAAGAAGCCGGCTCCGTTCATCGGCGCAACGCTGGCTGAAATTACGGATGAGATCGCCAAGGAGCTTGGCCTCTCCGGCAAAGAAGGCTCCATCGTACAAGGCGTGCTGTACAAATCGCCGGCTTACATGGCCGACCTGAGACAGTATGACGTCATCACCGGCATGGACGGAACGAAATACGCCAATCGCGAAGATCTGATCGCCGCGATCCAGAAGAAAGCGGTCGGCGACAACGTGACGCTGAACATCGTCCGTAACGGCGAGAAGCTGGATCTGAAGGTTACGGTCGGCAACAAGAACGAATTTGCACAGCAGCAATAAAGCCGCTTTATCAGAGCGCATTCAGTCGTCCCTGACTGTCTGCGCTTCTTTTATGGGGAAATATGGACATGCTGTTTCATGGCTTGTCCGACTTGCGATATAATAAATGCAAAGAAATCCGAGGAGGGCAACAGCGATCGGAACAACGTTTCGCACGCGCAGCGGCATGCTCCGAGCTTAAATATAGTTGTTTGATGATGGGGGATTGCGATGAGACCGCATATATTAGTAGTAGATGACGACGATAAAATCACTTCGCTGCTTCGGAGAAGCCTTGCGTTCGAGGGCTACGAGGTGGCGACGGCGAATAACGGCCTTGAAGGGCTGAGGCAAATGCTTTCGAGCGACCCGGATCTGCTCATTCTCGACGTTATGATGCCGCAGGTGGACGGTTGGGAAGTATGCCGGCGCGTTCGCGAAGGCGGAAGCACGGTTCCGATCATGATGCTGACCGCGAAGGACGATATCAACGACCGCGTTCGCGGACTTGATCTGGGGGCGGACGATTACCTGGTCAAGCCGTTTGCGCTTGAGGAATTGCTCGCTCGCGTGCGCGCGCTGCTGCGCCGCAAATCCGATAAGCTCGAGGATAGCTCGAGCCGCTTGCAATTCGAGGATTTGACGCTGGATCTCGATTCCCGCGAAGCGATTCGCGGCGGACGGCGGTTTGATCTGACGGCAAAGGAATTCGATCTGCTGCAGCTGCTCATGCAAAATCCGCGCAGAGTGCTGACCCGCGATGCGATCATGGACAAAATCTGGGGCTTCGACTACAGCGGCGAATCGAACGTGCTCGAGGTTTATATCGCCATGCTGCGCCAGAAAACCGAGGATGGCAAGCTGCCCCGCCTGATCCAAACCGTTCGCGGCACCGGATACGTGCTGAGAGGCGAGGGAGGCTGACGGCATGTCGATCCGGTTGAGACTTACGCTTTGGTATTCCGTCATTCTCGCGGTCACGCTCGTCGCGTTTGGCGTTGCGATTTATTTTTTCGTCAATTACAACACGTACAAAGAAATGAAGGTCAAGATCGAGCAGCAGGTCAATGCGATCAACATTACGTCGACCTTGGATATGTTCGGCAATTATCAGACGCCGTCCTTCGTCATCGGGGACGAGGAGCTGTTTATCCAAGTCGATAATTACATGAACGGCGTGGTCAAGACGACATCGAATTTGCGCCGAATCGATCTGCAGTTCCCGAAGCCTTCTTTAAAAGAAATCAACGACAGCTACGAAGGCTTCGAGCATATTAAAGCCGGCCCTTATCCGTTTCTGGTATACAGGCATATTTTGAAGCAGAACAATGAAGTGTTCGGTTTGCTGCAGGTGGCGGCTTACTCCGGCCGCGAAGAGAAGTTCCTGACCGAGCTGAAGACGACGCTCATCTCATCGTTGATCATTGTCGTGCTGATCGCTTTCACGATCGGCTTGTTCTTGGCGCGCAAAGCGCTCCGGCCGATCGAGGACGTCATTACGGCGACCAATCAAATTCAGAACGGTTCGGATCTCAGCGTTCGCATTCCGAGAGAAGGCCCGCCGAACGACGAGCTCGGCCGGTTGACCGATACGCTCAACGGCATGCTAGGGCGGATCGAAACAACCTATAACGGCTTGAATGAGGCGTACAAGGCGCAGAGGCGGTTCGTTTCGGATGCTTCGCACGAGCTCCGCACGCCGCTTACTACGATCCGCGGCAACATCGAGCTGCTGGAGCGGATGTGGCTGCCAACGTTGGCGCCTGGCGCAGATTCGCAAGCGGATGATGCCGAGTTGCAGCATCTAAGCGAAAAAGAACGGAGCCGGATCGCGCTGACCCGCGAATCGATGCTGGATATTGCCGGCGAAGCGAAGCGGATGTCGAGCCTGGTCAACGATCTGCTCGCGCTGGCGCGGGCAGATGCCGGCTATGAAATGGAGAAGTCCGTCCAGCCTTTGCTGCCGCTGGTAGAGGACGTTGCGCGCAAGGCGCAGCTGCTTCCAAGAAAAGCCGAATGGAAAATCGGGAACCTAAGCGCCATCGAGAACGTAGAAGTAGTAGCCCATGCCGATTTTCTTCGACAGCTCTTTTTTATTTTCGTGGAAAACGCGTTCAAATACACGCCGAGCGGATCCGTGGAGCTGCGCGCCATCCGGTCCGGCGACCAAGCCGGCATCATCATCAAGGATACCGGAATCGGGATGGATCACGATCAGGTGCCGCACATCTTCGAACGCTTCTATCGCGCCGATGAATCCCGAGGGGAGACGAGCGGTACAGGCTTGGGCTTGTCGATCGCCAAATGGATTATCGATGAGCACGGCGGCTCCGTCGAGGTTTCGACGCGGGCCGGAGCGGGAACGACATTCGTTGTTTGGCTGCCGATTGCTTTCCACGAGATGTCGAATGAAGTATAATAAGTAGGATGGGGCACTAGGCCCGAATTCGTGATGACTGGTTCAGCAGGAAAGCAGGTGCAAGCAGGATGGAAATTGTTAAAATTTCACCGCGCGGCTATTGTTACGGCGTTGTCGATGCGATGGTGCTGGCGTTGCAGACAGCAAAGAACTTAGACTTGCCGCGGCCGATTTATATTTTGGGCATGATCGTTCATAACAGTCATGTAACGGAAGCGTTCAAGCAAGAGGGCATCATTACGCTCGACGGCGAGAACAGGCTCGAGATTTTGGAGAAGATTACGAGCGGCACGGTCATCTTTACCGCTCACGGCGTATCGCCGGAAGTTCGGAAACGCGCCAAGGATAGAGGCTTAACGATCGTGGACGCGACTTGCCCGGATGTGACGAAGACGCATGATTTGATCCGGGAAAAGGCAGCGGATGGCTATGAAGTCATTTATATCGGTAAAAAAGGGCATCCTGAGCCAGAGGGGGCAATCGGGATTGCGCCCGAGCATGTTCATCTGATCGAACGGGAAGCCGAAATCGACTCTCTTCGGCTGACGAGCGACAAGATTATCATCACGAACCAGACAACCATGTCCCAGTGGGACATTAAGCATTTGATCAATAAGCTGCTCGTGACGTTCCCGACAGCCGAGATTCACAATGAAATTTGCTTGGCGACGCAGGTTCGGCAGGAAGCGGTGGCCGAGCAGGCGAAGGAAGCGGAATTGTGCATCGTCGTCGGCGATCCGAGAAGCAACAATTCGAATCGGCTGGCGCAGGTTTCGGAAGAGATCGCAGGCGTGCCGGCTTATCGCGTCTCCGATGTCTCGGAGATCGACCGTGCTTGGCTGATGGGCAAGAAGCGGGTAGCCGTAACCTCGGGGGCGTCGACGCCGACGCCGCTCACGAAAGAAGTTATCGCGTACTTGGAGCAGTTTAACGACGAAGATTCCACAACGTGGGACATACAGCGGACCGTTAATATGGATAAGTTGCTGCCTACCGTAAGGGTGAAATCGTCGCTTTAGGTGAAAGGAGCGCACTTCAAATGAAGACTTCAGGTAAACCGCGCTCGATTAAACGTTGGCTTAAGTTGAAATATACGCAGCTCATGCGGGCGCCTGGCGGCCCATCGTTCGTGGCACTCGGATTCGCGATCGGCATTTTCGTAGAGATGTTCACGCTTCCGACCTATGGGCTTGCCTTTTTCTTGATCTTTCCGCTCATCTATATGATGAACGCCAGCTTAGCGGGCGCTTTGATCGGTTTTGTGTTCGGCAAAATTATTTTCATTCCGGTTGCCTTCGTCAATAGTATGGTAGGCGGATGGGTGCTGCCGAATCATATTCGCATATCGGTGCCGTTTGCGCCGGAATGGCTCGACCACATGCTGCTTGTGAATTTGAAGCTCATCGTCGGCGGCATTATTGACGGCATGGTGCTGGGAGCGCTATTCTACTTCCCTGTTAAAATGACGCTGCGCTATGTAGCGAATAAGCGCAAGGAAAAGCGGAAGCTTCGCCGCGTCGCGATCGAAGTGAAGCCTGTAACGGAATAAAATCGCGTTTTGCGAAAGGCCGGTCTCTTGACGAGACCGGTTTTTTCTTGTAT
It includes:
- a CDS encoding 4-hydroxy-3-methylbut-2-enyl diphosphate reductase, yielding MEIVKISPRGYCYGVVDAMVLALQTAKNLDLPRPIYILGMIVHNSHVTEAFKQEGIITLDGENRLEILEKITSGTVIFTAHGVSPEVRKRAKDRGLTIVDATCPDVTKTHDLIREKAADGYEVIYIGKKGHPEPEGAIGIAPEHVHLIEREAEIDSLRLTSDKIIITNQTTMSQWDIKHLINKLLVTFPTAEIHNEICLATQVRQEAVAEQAKEAELCIVVGDPRSNNSNRLAQVSEEIAGVPAYRVSDVSEIDRAWLMGKKRVAVTSGASTPTPLTKEVIAYLEQFNDEDSTTWDIQRTVNMDKLLPTVRVKSSL
- a CDS encoding S1C family serine protease, with the protein product MDENKKQNGYDDFFRDQEGGSEDIRDQHTSDDAKPQDEAGKGSYYYSYGPFKSGAGDAEPPRGPGHDAGSANNVYGSGNGADGGQHSVEVTPPAQLRPFAPSQSARGGWQTKEQRRSPFRAMFASFLAGVVVVGSLMFVSDKQNWFTSDQALTQSASEQANSAVSKAGDDGKVSAAADVVRPNNIAQLFEKASPAVVKIETFSKQRAGGNQGGSMDDFFSQFFGDDFGGQGGGQGGQGQDNGTGGQSGQGSGELVPEGIGTGFFFDSTGYILTNQHVVGDADEIQVTVQGRNKPLVAKKLGSDYNLDLAVLKVEGTGFPTLPIGSSDKINIGDWVVAIGNPYGFDHTVTVGVLSSKERPISIPDTQGTRQYEHLLQTDASINPGNSGGPLLNLQGEVIGINTAVSSQAQGIGFAIPTSTITEVLENLKANKEIPKKPAPFIGATLAEITDEIAKELGLSGKEGSIVQGVLYKSPAYMADLRQYDVITGMDGTKYANREDLIAAIQKKAVGDNVTLNIVRNGEKLDLKVTVGNKNEFAQQQ
- a CDS encoding DUF2062 domain-containing protein, with protein sequence MKTSGKPRSIKRWLKLKYTQLMRAPGGPSFVALGFAIGIFVEMFTLPTYGLAFFLIFPLIYMMNASLAGALIGFVFGKIIFIPVAFVNSMVGGWVLPNHIRISVPFAPEWLDHMLLVNLKLIVGGIIDGMVLGALFYFPVKMTLRYVANKRKEKRKLRRVAIEVKPVTE
- a CDS encoding response regulator transcription factor, with amino-acid sequence MRPHILVVDDDDKITSLLRRSLAFEGYEVATANNGLEGLRQMLSSDPDLLILDVMMPQVDGWEVCRRVREGGSTVPIMMLTAKDDINDRVRGLDLGADDYLVKPFALEELLARVRALLRRKSDKLEDSSSRLQFEDLTLDLDSREAIRGGRRFDLTAKEFDLLQLLMQNPRRVLTRDAIMDKIWGFDYSGESNVLEVYIAMLRQKTEDGKLPRLIQTVRGTGYVLRGEGG
- a CDS encoding sensor histidine kinase — its product is MSIRLRLTLWYSVILAVTLVAFGVAIYFFVNYNTYKEMKVKIEQQVNAINITSTLDMFGNYQTPSFVIGDEELFIQVDNYMNGVVKTTSNLRRIDLQFPKPSLKEINDSYEGFEHIKAGPYPFLVYRHILKQNNEVFGLLQVAAYSGREEKFLTELKTTLISSLIIVVLIAFTIGLFLARKALRPIEDVITATNQIQNGSDLSVRIPREGPPNDELGRLTDTLNGMLGRIETTYNGLNEAYKAQRRFVSDASHELRTPLTTIRGNIELLERMWLPTLAPGADSQADDAELQHLSEKERSRIALTRESMLDIAGEAKRMSSLVNDLLALARADAGYEMEKSVQPLLPLVEDVARKAQLLPRKAEWKIGNLSAIENVEVVAHADFLRQLFFIFVENAFKYTPSGSVELRAIRSGDQAGIIIKDTGIGMDHDQVPHIFERFYRADESRGETSGTGLGLSIAKWIIDEHGGSVEVSTRAGAGTTFVVWLPIAFHEMSNEV